From the Oleiphilus messinensis genome, one window contains:
- a CDS encoding putative 2-aminoethylphosphonate ABC transporter ATP-binding protein, which produces MTYLNVDSISKNFEDFNALERISFTIEKGEFICFLGPSGCGKTTLLRIIAGLENQSSGRLEQNEIDISHLPVKDRDFGIVFQSYALFPNLTVSENIEYGLRSLKMSKSERQQRVAELLELMALQDHHAKYPTQLSGGQQQRVALARAIALKPGLLLLDEPLSALDAQVRTRLRGEITGLQRRLGITTIMVTHDQEEAMSMADRIVVMNHGQIEQIGTPNEIYSHPASRFVAEFVGTMNTAPCQIKNKQLVLANNQYLTTDIADVGNDTEHATVGIRPEHIELDDSETFSSTAENVFAAQIEHIEFQGRFTRLTLNIDGWNTPVYADISLTYGGNSTLRFGQQIQVRLPARNLHLFTPGGTLNPSLGKLETKTKPMPETAGIAAKTSNATTRTHSAEVAQ; this is translated from the coding sequence ATGACTTATTTAAACGTTGATTCGATCAGTAAAAACTTCGAGGATTTTAACGCCTTGGAGCGTATCTCTTTCACCATCGAAAAAGGCGAATTCATCTGTTTCCTGGGCCCTTCGGGCTGCGGTAAAACGACCCTGTTACGTATTATTGCCGGTCTGGAAAACCAGTCCAGCGGGCGACTTGAACAAAATGAGATAGATATCAGCCATCTCCCGGTAAAAGATCGGGATTTCGGCATCGTATTTCAAAGTTACGCGCTGTTCCCGAATCTCACCGTCAGCGAGAATATTGAATACGGCTTGCGCAGCCTCAAAATGAGCAAATCAGAACGTCAGCAACGGGTTGCAGAACTTCTGGAGCTGATGGCGTTACAGGATCACCACGCAAAATATCCAACTCAACTCTCCGGGGGTCAGCAACAACGGGTCGCGCTGGCACGCGCAATTGCTCTTAAACCCGGATTGTTGCTACTGGACGAACCGCTTTCCGCACTGGATGCCCAGGTTCGCACCCGCCTGAGGGGTGAAATCACAGGTTTACAACGCCGACTCGGGATCACAACAATTATGGTAACCCATGACCAGGAAGAAGCCATGAGCATGGCCGATCGAATTGTTGTCATGAATCATGGGCAGATTGAACAAATCGGCACCCCGAATGAAATCTACAGCCACCCGGCTTCTCGCTTTGTCGCTGAATTCGTCGGCACCATGAATACAGCCCCCTGCCAAATCAAAAATAAGCAACTGGTTTTGGCGAACAACCAATACCTGACGACGGATATTGCCGATGTCGGCAATGACACAGAACACGCGACAGTCGGTATTCGTCCTGAACATATTGAGCTAGACGACTCGGAGACTTTTTCCAGCACGGCTGAAAATGTATTTGCAGCCCAGATTGAACATATCGAGTTTCAAGGGCGCTTTACCCGTCTGACACTGAACATCGACGGCTGGAATACACCGGTTTATGCCGATATCAGCCTGACATACGGTGGCAATAGCACACTTCGCTTTGGCCAACAAATTCAAGTTCGCTTACCCGCCCGGAATTTACACCTTTTTACCCCCGGCGGAACACTGAATCCATCCCTTGGAAAGCTTGAAACCAAAACGAAACCAATGCCAGAAACCGCTGGAATCGCCGCAAAAACATCCAACGCCACCACCCGGACACACTCTGCCGAGGTGGCACAATGA
- a CDS encoding putative 2-aminoethylphosphonate ABC transporter permease subunit — protein sequence MRVSGIADTPSQGFSWLKHNPLPWLIILLLTSTVVLPLFSLLGKSVENHDGDFIGLSNFITYFQSEGLVNSIAHSLLMGVVVTALVITLAFTYAYCLTHTKVPGKSLFRFLAMLPLLAPSLLPAIALVYLFGNQGIFKSWLFGETIYGPIGIIIGSVFWIFPHAFMIIYTALRQSDSRLYESARSLKASPIRTFFSVTIPNAKYGLISAALVSFTLVITDFGVPKVIGGQYNMLATDIYKQVVGQQNFQMGAVVSVVLLLPVILSFMTERYVQRRQTASVSSQSKPLEPKRHWPTDLKALMLLLPILGSVLLIIGMAVYGSFITYWPYNLDLSLNNYQFDLMDGGGWEAYYNSLQMAFWVALLGTSIVWVNAFLCEKTTMPALAVQIIKAVALVPMAVPGMVLGLSYIFFFNSPDNPLNSIYGTMMILVVCTVVHFYTVSHLTLMTALKQLDPELDRAAVSLKIGPVKRFFTLTSPLCLPAIADVFVYFFINAMTTVSAVVFLYSSKTMLASVAVMNMDDAGDLAPAAAMAVLIMVTCLGVKVVHWLFSGPLLRRLQPWRVS from the coding sequence ATGAGAGTATCAGGAATCGCTGACACCCCATCCCAGGGCTTTTCCTGGCTGAAGCATAATCCCCTGCCCTGGCTGATTATTCTATTACTGACAAGCACGGTCGTTTTGCCGCTCTTCTCACTTCTGGGCAAGAGTGTGGAAAATCATGATGGCGACTTTATCGGCCTGTCCAATTTTATAACCTATTTCCAGTCAGAAGGTCTGGTTAACTCTATTGCCCATTCTCTTTTAATGGGTGTTGTAGTTACTGCTTTGGTGATTACGCTGGCGTTCACCTACGCCTACTGCCTGACCCACACCAAGGTGCCGGGTAAATCGCTGTTTAGATTTCTCGCCATGTTGCCTTTGCTGGCACCGTCTCTGTTACCCGCTATTGCACTCGTATACTTGTTCGGCAATCAAGGCATTTTTAAATCCTGGTTATTCGGTGAAACCATCTATGGGCCCATTGGCATTATTATTGGCAGTGTGTTCTGGATATTCCCCCATGCTTTTATGATTATCTACACGGCGCTGCGTCAAAGCGATTCCCGCCTTTACGAATCGGCCCGCTCCCTTAAAGCCAGCCCGATACGCACCTTTTTTTCAGTCACGATTCCCAATGCGAAATACGGATTGATAAGTGCTGCTCTGGTTTCATTCACCTTGGTGATCACCGACTTTGGTGTGCCCAAAGTCATCGGTGGACAGTACAACATGCTGGCCACGGACATTTACAAACAGGTTGTTGGCCAGCAAAACTTCCAGATGGGGGCCGTAGTCAGCGTCGTGCTGTTGTTACCGGTCATCCTGTCCTTTATGACAGAGCGCTATGTACAACGGCGTCAGACCGCATCCGTCAGCAGTCAATCCAAGCCTCTCGAGCCCAAGCGTCATTGGCCGACTGACCTGAAAGCCCTGATGTTGCTCCTGCCGATTTTAGGCAGTGTGCTGCTGATTATAGGTATGGCGGTCTACGGATCATTTATTACCTACTGGCCTTACAACCTTGACCTCTCCCTGAATAACTATCAATTCGATCTTATGGATGGCGGTGGCTGGGAGGCGTATTACAACTCTCTGCAAATGGCATTCTGGGTTGCATTACTGGGTACGTCCATTGTCTGGGTTAACGCGTTTTTATGTGAGAAAACGACGATGCCTGCATTGGCGGTTCAGATCATTAAAGCGGTAGCGCTCGTGCCGATGGCCGTACCGGGTATGGTGCTGGGTCTATCTTATATTTTCTTTTTCAACAGCCCGGACAATCCGCTTAACTCGATTTACGGAACCATGATGATTTTGGTGGTATGCACGGTAGTGCACTTTTACACCGTCAGTCATCTCACCCTGATGACCGCCTTGAAACAGCTCGACCCGGAACTCGATCGCGCGGCCGTTTCACTGAAAATCGGTCCGGTTAAACGCTTCTTCACGTTAACCTCACCACTGTGCTTGCCCGCCATCGCGGATGTATTTGTCTATTTTTTCATTAACGCGATGACAACGGTTTCAGCGGTGGTATTCCTCTACTCCTCCAAAACCATGCTCGCCAGTGTTGCGGTGATGAATATGGACGATGCAGGTGATTTAGCCCCGGCTGCGGCCATGGCGGTTCTGATTATGGTGACCTGTCTGGGGGTAAAAGTGGTTCACTGGCTATTTTCAGGCCCGCTGTTACGTAGACTGCAACCCTGGCGCGTATCATAA
- a CDS encoding NAD(P)/FAD-dependent oxidoreductase — protein MNFETIIIGGGIIGCATAHYLARSRGQRVALIEQNLIGSGTTSQAASMLIRSRPDPTLAAMVNETFATLKQLQDELEDDLGYREVGCLHVGNKPDTRSIVQQNADAARAAGINIEALSPAEARKCCPWLNIDSSAALRFCPEDGYIDGYQLAMAYARQARKRGVTIFQNMRVEQLLTSPTGEKQNKRISGITLANGEQLFCDKLVLTGGPWTTRLAAQLDILLPMAPVRSQYWITTPDQRFPSASPMTILPDAKAYTRPEVGALLFGLRDNQSVVAAPEDLPSHIHSFQFDADTEGLQALEDGYADLIELIPALETAALHQYISGVSSYTPDGRYIIGATTINGLYVGTGCCGAGVAMSAGFGRILAELVLDQTPFVPIDTFNPNRFPLADPFSRSFRQECAQARSRKR, from the coding sequence ATGAATTTCGAAACTATTATTATCGGCGGTGGCATCATCGGTTGTGCCACGGCACACTATCTTGCACGTTCCCGGGGCCAGCGAGTGGCATTAATCGAGCAAAACCTGATCGGCTCAGGCACCACGAGTCAAGCGGCGTCCATGCTGATCCGGAGCCGTCCGGATCCGACACTGGCTGCCATGGTCAACGAGACCTTTGCCACCCTCAAGCAGCTACAGGACGAGCTGGAAGATGACCTGGGTTACCGCGAGGTGGGCTGCCTGCACGTCGGCAATAAGCCGGATACCCGATCCATCGTTCAGCAAAATGCCGATGCTGCACGTGCGGCGGGAATAAATATTGAGGCGCTCTCGCCAGCGGAAGCCCGAAAATGCTGCCCGTGGCTCAATATAGATTCGTCAGCGGCGCTACGTTTTTGCCCGGAAGATGGCTATATCGATGGCTATCAACTTGCTATGGCTTATGCGCGACAGGCCCGGAAACGCGGTGTAACGATCTTCCAGAACATGCGTGTTGAGCAATTATTGACGTCTCCGACAGGTGAGAAACAAAACAAACGCATTAGCGGCATCACGCTGGCCAATGGGGAACAGCTATTTTGTGACAAACTTGTGCTCACAGGGGGACCTTGGACGACCCGGCTCGCAGCACAACTGGACATTTTGCTACCGATGGCGCCGGTTCGAAGCCAGTATTGGATTACCACTCCAGACCAACGGTTTCCAAGTGCATCTCCGATGACAATACTACCGGACGCCAAAGCCTATACTCGCCCTGAGGTTGGCGCGTTGTTGTTTGGACTCAGAGACAATCAAAGCGTGGTCGCCGCACCCGAGGACTTACCCAGCCATATTCACAGCTTTCAGTTCGACGCGGACACGGAAGGGTTACAAGCGCTGGAAGACGGTTATGCTGACCTCATTGAACTCATCCCGGCACTTGAAACAGCGGCACTACACCAATATATTTCCGGCGTGTCGAGTTACACCCCGGACGGTCGTTATATTATTGGCGCGACAACTATCAATGGACTGTATGTTGGCACCGGGTGTTGCGGCGCAGGCGTCGCGATGTCAGCCGGGTTTGGCCGCATCCTCGCTGAACTGGTACTGGATCAAACACCCTTTGTGCCGATAGATACATTCAATCCGAATCGGTTCCCCCTGGCAGACCCCTTCTCTCGCTCTTTTCGTCAGGAATGTGCGCAAGCGCGTAGTAGAAAACGTTAA
- a CDS encoding YHYH protein, translating to MNYIRNTQKRLFVQQILLMGTFCGSAANAASAVGDYVFLDANETYDVDTETTVLGNSGNETLRVIGTGSVKVDANVERIEFSDSLSAYQFAVQGTQVTISGANITVTILGLNTPIKLAFMDGSVGLNLTGLGFADMGGAPLTSSSAAISTALDTTDPSTISDIGGGTGETGSLTLSSDALKDKLILPLSATCDGAGGGTSIPLSWVDQLDGTLSYAVTMHHFPNVLDEGDWSKAKSYWILFDIPASVSELADGQTQIGTFGLNTVNDQQAYSAPCSQGVGDQEYVITLYSLSAAPGQLGLSGATTDLQAIADAVAGVTLDKTELTVVRSRYNPTADDHVPTSVATDCDGKKAAFDNYSDRVSLTCDSTTMTVTSTTSLPERAALDADKPTVGITAWIGRVPLPTETTWSLPLSPAYNSGPESNILIHYPIGITVDGVPMLHYAKESVQNEVAQLGEDYSDRDTALLGEIDQCGGHAGNGEDYHYHAAPVCMMDTHDPSQPLAYMFDGIPLYFGTGGGQLIGNGVSFGGGRYDDLNYLPSAVKADPSLLDDCNAYDLHGDGSALVYYTTAEAPYTIACFRADADQEGSAFTFPQWDMGDRDISWSGSDVVITDYYDTTFDNATWSVMEMTPGESNNKIAAGNTALILYRQLQSGETGFISGQDCWSFRYRVDKNQSDGSGDIEETKCRK from the coding sequence GTGAATTACATTCGAAATACTCAGAAGCGTCTGTTCGTTCAGCAAATACTATTAATGGGTACGTTCTGCGGAAGTGCTGCAAACGCGGCGTCCGCTGTCGGGGACTATGTATTTCTCGATGCCAACGAAACCTATGATGTCGACACCGAGACCACGGTATTGGGTAATAGTGGAAATGAGACGTTGCGTGTCATCGGGACGGGGTCAGTTAAAGTTGATGCCAATGTTGAACGCATCGAGTTCTCAGACAGTCTGAGTGCCTATCAATTTGCGGTTCAGGGCACGCAGGTCACGATCTCCGGTGCCAACATCACGGTCACAATTCTCGGACTCAATACACCCATAAAGCTTGCATTTATGGATGGCTCCGTGGGGCTGAACCTGACAGGTTTAGGGTTCGCCGATATGGGCGGGGCCCCCTTGACATCGAGCAGTGCAGCAATATCAACGGCCCTGGATACGACTGATCCATCAACCATCAGTGATATTGGCGGCGGCACCGGAGAGACTGGAAGTCTCACATTAAGCAGTGATGCGCTGAAGGATAAACTGATATTGCCACTGAGTGCGACCTGTGATGGTGCGGGTGGGGGGACATCTATTCCGCTATCCTGGGTTGATCAACTGGATGGCACATTGTCCTATGCTGTGACCATGCACCATTTTCCCAATGTGCTGGATGAGGGGGACTGGTCGAAGGCGAAATCGTACTGGATATTGTTCGATATTCCGGCATCGGTGAGTGAGCTTGCCGATGGCCAGACCCAGATTGGCACGTTTGGTCTGAATACGGTCAATGATCAGCAAGCCTATTCTGCGCCCTGTTCTCAGGGGGTGGGTGATCAGGAGTATGTGATTACGCTTTATTCTTTGTCTGCAGCGCCCGGGCAGTTGGGGTTAAGTGGTGCTACAACAGATTTACAAGCTATTGCCGATGCAGTGGCAGGCGTAACGCTGGACAAAACCGAGCTGACCGTTGTTCGTTCTCGCTATAACCCCACTGCCGATGACCATGTCCCGACCAGTGTGGCCACGGATTGCGACGGGAAAAAAGCGGCCTTTGATAACTATTCTGACCGGGTCAGCCTGACCTGTGATAGCACGACCATGACCGTCACCAGTACGACAAGCTTACCGGAACGCGCTGCGCTTGATGCTGACAAACCCACTGTCGGCATTACGGCCTGGATTGGTCGGGTACCGCTGCCGACTGAAACGACATGGAGCTTGCCCTTGTCTCCGGCCTACAACAGCGGACCGGAAAGCAATATTCTGATTCATTACCCGATTGGAATCACTGTGGATGGCGTCCCCATGCTGCACTATGCCAAAGAGTCGGTGCAGAATGAAGTGGCGCAATTGGGTGAGGATTACAGTGATCGTGATACTGCGTTGCTGGGGGAGATTGATCAATGTGGCGGTCATGCCGGTAATGGGGAAGACTATCACTATCATGCTGCCCCGGTTTGTATGATGGATACCCATGACCCGTCGCAACCCCTGGCTTATATGTTTGATGGTATTCCCCTGTATTTTGGTACAGGTGGGGGGCAGCTTATCGGGAACGGGGTTAGCTTTGGTGGCGGGCGTTATGATGATCTCAATTACCTGCCCAGTGCGGTAAAAGCGGATCCTTCATTGTTGGATGACTGTAACGCCTATGATTTGCATGGCGATGGCTCGGCATTAGTGTATTACACCACTGCTGAAGCGCCATACACGATTGCCTGTTTCCGGGCGGATGCGGATCAGGAAGGTTCTGCCTTCACCTTTCCTCAATGGGATATGGGGGATCGTGATATCTCCTGGTCGGGATCGGATGTTGTGATCACGGATTATTACGATACGACGTTCGATAATGCCACATGGAGTGTGATGGAAATGACACCCGGTGAGTCGAATAATAAAATTGCCGCAGGCAATACGGCCCTGATTCTGTATCGTCAATTGCAGTCAGGAGAAACCGGGTTTATTTCGGGCCAGGATTGCTGGTCGTTCCGATACCGCGTAGACAAAAATCAGAGCGATGGTAGCGGCGATATCGAGGAGACCAAATGTCGCAAGTAG
- the dld gene encoding D-lactate dehydrogenase yields the protein MMQAKSEQNEQQLIQTLRDLLGSRNVLTGERAMAAYCKGFREGSGPALAVLKPGTLLEQWQVLQACVSAGVNIIMQAANTGLTGGSTPTDGCDRSTVVINTNRIDSIQVLPAFNQFIAFSGATLYSLEQALKPYQRVPHSVIGSSCIGASIVGGVCNNSGGALIERGPAYTELALYAQIDAQGKLHLINHLDIDLGDTPEEILTRLQTRRYPDSAIGISQKQASDQEYAQWVRDTESDTPARYNADPRRLHEASGCAGKLAVFAVRLDSFAENKGEQTFYLGANSTETLELVRRTLLQEATELPVSAEYLHRHIFDIADRYGRATVLLIRAMGANRMQGFFRFKRVLDGVFNRSRWLPRHLPDKMIQWISNRFPSQTPMRLVNWNRRFEHQLILTVKGHAVTQCLALLETIKQNSELDFFVCTEAETKRAYLLRFAAAGAALQYAAVHDDQVEGIVALDVALKRNELNWFETLPASLSNKLCLPLYYGHFFCHVFHQDYVVRKGESLSDVKQELLDLLDQRGAEYPAEHNVGHLYHAKPSLKENYQKLDPTNTFNAGVGQMSKCKHYQDS from the coding sequence ATGATGCAAGCGAAATCAGAACAAAATGAGCAGCAGCTGATCCAGACTCTGCGTGATCTATTGGGCTCGCGCAATGTGTTGACCGGAGAGCGGGCGATGGCGGCCTATTGCAAAGGTTTTCGTGAGGGTTCCGGTCCGGCACTGGCAGTACTAAAACCCGGTACCCTGTTGGAACAATGGCAGGTTTTGCAGGCCTGTGTCAGCGCCGGAGTGAATATTATCATGCAGGCCGCCAACACCGGTTTGACTGGCGGCTCCACACCCACTGATGGCTGTGACCGGTCCACAGTCGTCATTAACACAAACCGTATCGACAGCATTCAGGTGTTACCGGCTTTTAATCAATTTATTGCCTTTTCCGGAGCGACACTGTATTCCCTCGAACAAGCGTTAAAGCCCTATCAACGTGTACCTCATTCCGTAATTGGTTCTTCTTGTATCGGAGCGTCCATTGTTGGCGGAGTCTGTAACAATTCCGGTGGCGCGCTGATCGAGCGTGGCCCGGCATATACAGAGCTGGCACTTTACGCCCAGATTGATGCCCAGGGGAAACTTCACCTGATCAATCACCTTGATATTGATCTCGGCGATACTCCGGAAGAAATTCTAACCCGACTTCAGACGCGTCGTTATCCTGACAGTGCAATTGGAATCAGTCAGAAACAGGCGTCCGATCAGGAATATGCCCAGTGGGTTCGTGACACGGAGAGTGATACCCCGGCACGTTATAATGCCGACCCCAGAAGACTGCATGAGGCCAGCGGTTGTGCTGGCAAGCTCGCGGTATTTGCTGTCCGGCTTGACAGTTTTGCAGAAAACAAGGGGGAACAAACCTTCTACCTGGGGGCTAATTCCACAGAAACCCTTGAACTTGTCCGGCGTACGCTATTGCAGGAGGCGACAGAACTACCGGTTTCTGCAGAGTATTTACATCGTCACATCTTCGATATTGCTGACCGCTATGGGCGAGCCACGGTGTTGCTCATCAGAGCGATGGGCGCGAATCGAATGCAGGGATTCTTCCGTTTCAAGCGTGTACTTGATGGGGTGTTCAACCGTTCACGCTGGCTACCCAGGCATCTACCCGACAAGATGATCCAGTGGATTTCGAATCGTTTCCCCAGCCAGACACCCATGCGCCTCGTGAACTGGAACCGGCGTTTTGAACATCAACTTATACTGACTGTAAAAGGTCACGCCGTGACTCAATGTCTGGCGTTATTGGAAACCATAAAGCAGAACTCTGAACTTGATTTTTTTGTCTGTACCGAGGCTGAGACAAAACGTGCCTATCTGTTGCGTTTTGCCGCTGCCGGAGCCGCTTTACAATATGCTGCCGTGCATGATGATCAGGTTGAAGGTATCGTGGCACTTGATGTTGCGTTGAAGCGAAACGAGCTAAACTGGTTTGAAACCTTGCCCGCATCTCTTTCGAATAAACTCTGCCTGCCGCTTTATTACGGACACTTCTTCTGTCACGTCTTTCATCAGGATTATGTGGTCCGGAAAGGAGAAAGCCTGTCTGACGTTAAACAAGAACTGTTAGACCTGTTAGATCAACGCGGTGCAGAGTACCCCGCAGAACACAACGTTGGTCATCTTTATCACGCCAAACCTTCCCTGAAAGAAAACTACCAAAAACTCGACCCGACGAATACCTTCAATGCCGGAGTTGGCCAGATGTCGAAGTGCAAACACTACCAGGATTCGTAG
- a CDS encoding ribbon-helix-helix domain-containing protein — protein sequence MCQLFVNADARLWASKTKSLRIDGVVTSIRLECFFWEVLDEIAHRDGMTVNQMITKLYLESLDADHDVGNFTSFLRVCCARYLSLMADNLLHRNDQQALAGVDAPELLQQEADKTLLRQHHRARSSSCQ from the coding sequence ATGTGTCAATTGTTTGTAAATGCGGATGCCCGCTTGTGGGCCAGTAAAACCAAATCGCTCCGGATTGACGGTGTGGTGACGTCTATTCGATTGGAGTGCTTCTTCTGGGAAGTGTTGGACGAAATTGCCCATCGAGATGGCATGACGGTAAATCAAATGATTACCAAGTTGTATCTGGAATCACTGGATGCAGATCATGATGTGGGCAATTTCACCTCCTTCCTGAGAGTCTGTTGTGCACGGTATCTTTCTTTGATGGCCGATAATTTGTTGCACCGAAATGATCAGCAAGCACTGGCAGGCGTGGATGCCCCGGAATTGTTGCAGCAGGAAGCGGATAAAACCTTGCTGCGGCAGCATCATCGGGCACGCAGCTCATCCTGCCAGTAA
- a CDS encoding DJ-1/PfpI family protein — translation MARILMITGDFVEDYENMVPFQALIAMGHEVDAVCPGKVAGDTIATSIHDFEGDQTYTEKRGHNFTLNANFSSVSADDYDALYLPGGRAPEYLRLDNEVIALVQTFVSSGKPVAAICHGVQVLTAAEVIEGKNISAYPACEPEVRLAGGKYQSLSMDQAITDGQFVTAPAWPAHPAMLRQLHVLLQ, via the coding sequence ATGGCCAGGATTTTGATGATTACCGGCGATTTTGTTGAAGATTATGAAAATATGGTGCCTTTTCAGGCGCTTATCGCGATGGGGCATGAGGTTGATGCAGTCTGTCCGGGAAAAGTAGCGGGCGATACCATTGCCACCTCGATTCATGACTTCGAAGGGGATCAGACCTACACGGAAAAGCGCGGCCACAATTTCACCTTGAACGCGAATTTCAGCAGCGTTTCCGCTGATGACTACGATGCCTTGTACCTGCCCGGTGGTCGGGCACCGGAATATTTACGTCTGGATAATGAAGTCATTGCGCTGGTGCAAACCTTTGTTAGTAGTGGCAAGCCCGTGGCTGCCATTTGTCATGGCGTGCAAGTGCTGACCGCAGCAGAAGTGATTGAAGGCAAGAACATTTCTGCCTATCCCGCCTGTGAGCCGGAAGTTCGCCTTGCCGGAGGCAAATACCAATCTCTCTCGATGGATCAGGCGATCACTGATGGCCAGTTTGTTACTGCGCCCGCGTGGCCTGCTCATCCTGCCATGTTGCGACAGTTACATGTGTTGTTGCAGTAA
- a CDS encoding alpha/beta fold hydrolase encodes MMKSIKRLSLFGSGIIALICLVFAIAHATRDHEALTLDQSQRENIGGDYISIPQGVVHYEFSANGTGPVIVLVHGFSVPSYVWEPTFNTLKANGFRVLRFDLFGRGFSDRPDLEYVMDDYVAQLHALLQALKIEKTVQLVGLSMGGAVVTHFTNRYPEKVERLSLIAPLIRTPDRPELLPLMVPVLGDWLADVLMVPTLRKGVSKAVYDPSTFPDWERRLNPQTQYAGYTHAILNTARQLRGQDFSAQYFTMLDLQKPVQLIWGENDQTLPYSDHTVITDYASKPGQRAKIDFRPIPKSGHLPHWEHPELVGRALIEFLRPEE; translated from the coding sequence ATGATGAAATCAATTAAGCGACTGAGTCTTTTTGGGTCAGGCATTATTGCTCTAATTTGCCTGGTTTTTGCTATTGCTCATGCGACCCGGGATCATGAAGCACTGACTCTGGATCAAAGTCAGCGAGAGAATATCGGGGGCGACTACATCAGTATCCCTCAGGGTGTGGTGCATTACGAATTCTCAGCCAACGGAACCGGGCCTGTTATCGTTTTGGTTCATGGTTTCTCCGTACCTTCCTATGTGTGGGAGCCCACTTTTAATACGCTGAAAGCGAATGGGTTCAGGGTGCTTCGTTTTGATTTGTTTGGGCGAGGGTTTTCAGATCGACCTGACCTGGAGTATGTGATGGACGATTATGTTGCGCAATTGCATGCTTTACTGCAGGCATTGAAGATTGAAAAAACGGTGCAGTTGGTCGGGTTGTCGATGGGAGGCGCAGTGGTGACCCATTTCACCAACCGGTACCCTGAAAAGGTAGAGCGACTGAGCTTGATAGCGCCCCTGATTAGAACGCCGGATCGACCTGAACTCCTTCCCTTGATGGTACCCGTGTTAGGCGACTGGTTGGCTGATGTTTTAATGGTTCCAACCCTGCGCAAAGGGGTCTCCAAAGCGGTATATGATCCCTCAACCTTCCCGGATTGGGAGCGTCGGCTGAATCCCCAGACGCAATACGCCGGATACACTCACGCCATATTGAACACTGCACGGCAGTTACGAGGCCAGGACTTTTCAGCCCAATATTTTACCATGCTGGATCTACAAAAACCAGTGCAACTTATCTGGGGCGAAAATGACCAGACCCTGCCTTATTCTGATCACACCGTTATAACCGACTATGCATCAAAACCTGGACAGCGGGCGAAAATTGATTTCAGGCCTATCCCCAAATCGGGCCACTTACCCCACTGGGAGCACCCTGAATTGGTTGGTCGTGCACTTATTGAATTTCTGCGTCCCGAGGAGTGA
- a CDS encoding LysR family transcriptional regulator, with product MDLKALKYFIATVEEGSISAAAQRLYIAQPSISMALAKLEDSLGAQLLIRGKKGVTPTPAGQSLYQQALGLVQHAQSIKNSFTDEGQGAALTISVAPSIAFHYLGRVLTVIRGRIPNRSIHILRANGSANALKENQIEARSADFRLLPESDTQPEDVFVPLWSERYQLIVPQDHALAYQSRIKFTDLKGQRLIARTFCERNEELKAFLLSLKIEVDIVAEVDNEEWALMLVEQGIGSAILPLPDPVDSSRRFVSHTIDHWLPGESLKRRIGVAMDYQKLAVNSYRQLLDELKNQLHPIEG from the coding sequence ATGGATTTGAAAGCGTTAAAGTATTTCATCGCCACGGTTGAAGAGGGCAGTATCAGCGCTGCGGCCCAGCGCCTTTATATTGCCCAGCCTTCCATATCCATGGCGCTGGCAAAGCTGGAGGATTCATTGGGCGCTCAGCTTCTGATCCGGGGTAAGAAAGGTGTGACTCCAACCCCGGCGGGTCAGTCACTGTACCAGCAAGCTTTAGGGCTTGTGCAGCATGCACAGTCGATAAAAAACAGCTTTACAGACGAAGGACAGGGTGCTGCACTCACGATATCGGTAGCGCCTTCGATCGCGTTCCATTACTTGGGAAGGGTGTTGACTGTGATTCGGGGACGAATTCCGAACCGGTCGATTCACATCCTCCGGGCAAATGGGTCTGCAAATGCGTTGAAAGAAAATCAGATCGAAGCTAGATCAGCTGATTTTCGCTTGCTGCCCGAATCAGACACTCAACCGGAAGACGTATTCGTTCCGCTCTGGTCGGAGCGTTATCAATTAATTGTGCCTCAGGATCATGCTTTGGCCTATCAATCCCGCATTAAGTTCACTGATTTGAAAGGGCAGCGCTTGATCGCCCGCACGTTCTGCGAGCGCAATGAAGAGCTGAAAGCGTTTCTGCTGAGTTTGAAGATCGAAGTTGATATCGTCGCAGAAGTAGATAATGAAGAATGGGCTCTGATGTTGGTTGAGCAGGGTATTGGCAGTGCCATTCTTCCGTTGCCTGATCCGGTCGATAGCTCGCGTCGTTTTGTAAGCCATACGATTGATCACTGGTTACCGGGCGAAAGTCTGAAGCGTCGTATTGGAGTAGCAATGGATTATCAGAAACTGGCGGTTAACAGCTACCGTCAACTTTTGGATGAGCTGAAAAACCAACTACACCCCATTGAAGGATAA